CGGTGAAGGGGAAGGTCGCCATCGTCTCGCCCATCTTGTCCGTTTCAGAGAACGAGATGTTCGGATTGCAGCGATAGACGAACCACAGGTCCGGCGGTTTCGGTTTGCCCCAGCTCTCGGCCGCACGCCCCTGCAGGCGCATCCAGCTGAGTACGGTGGAGCCCATCAGCTGGCTGGTGATGCCGCCGCCGATGATCGGAATCAGCGTGGTGTGGCCGTGGCGGTTCTGCGGCTGCGACTCCCAGTGTTCCTTGTCCGTGGGGTTGAAGGGGTAGTCCAGAAAGCCGTCCGGGTGAGGGGCGACCGAACCCATGCGGTCGAAATCCATCCCCGAGATGTGTACCGTGCTGCCGAGCAGTCCGCCGGGTACTTCAAGACCGCCGACCAGGATCATCAGCATGGTGCGCGCCCACACGCATTCGTAGGCGCCCCAGCCGTTGTTGACGCCTTTGCCCAGCATGACCGCCACGGGGCGGAAGGGCAGGGTACGGCCCTCGAACTCGATGGTTTCGCCGATGCGTGCGTGTTCGAGAAACTCGGTTGCGATGCGGCGGATCGTTGCTGCGGGAATGTCACAGACCTGCGCTGCCCATTCCGGCGTGTGTGGCGCGACCATGCGCCGCGTCACCTCCAGCGCAGTTTGCGCGGTGGCCGATGTGTGCTGCCAGACCTGTTCGTCGGCGCCGACCTCGATGCCGGCGAGGGTAAATTCGCCGAGCAGCACGGGGTCGATACCCGGCGTGTCGAAAACAACCGCCCCACCGCTTTTGGCGTCCCACATCAGGGGTTTGCGCGAAACCGGATCGCGCATGAAGAAGCCGTTGGGACCGACAAGATACGGCGACCCGGTGCGCTGTTTCAGGAACGGAACGTCCAGGTCTGCGAGCGAGCGCTCGTGCAGCAAGACATGCAGCATCGCGTAAAGGAAGGCCGGGTCGGTCTTGGGGCGGATCGGCAGCCATTCGCTGGCCGATGCGCCGGTAATCGACAGGTGGGGTTCGATCTGTATGCGCTTGATGCCGCGTGCGCGGGCGTCGGCATGGCGGCGCACACTGGTGACACCCCCAGAAGCGTCGATGTTGTTGCCGAAGGAGACGATGTACTCGCAGCGCGGCGTGTCGGGGCAGACGGTGAAGGCGCGGTGCCACAACTCGCCGTACACATGCTCGGTGTGATAGCACTTGACCGTGCCCCCCGCGCCAAGACTCTGGTCGACCGGGCCCCATGCCGCGAGGAAGGAGGCAAAGGTGCCCATGTAGAAATAGGGAGTGGCGGCACCGCCGGTGGTGAAGGCGACACGCGGGTAGCCCTGCTCATCGACCAGGCTGTTGGCGCGGATGGCATTGAGCCGGGTGGCAATGGTGTCGAGCGCTTCTTCCCATTCGATTTCGATCCAGCCCGGATCCTCGTTGCGTCCCTTGTTCGGGTTCGTGCGCTTGAGGGGTTTCAGCAAGCGGTTCGGGTTGTAGATCTTCTGCACCAGTCCGTAGGGCTTGACGCAGACCTTGCCGTCGGCGGGGTGGTAGCCCTTCGCTTCAAAGTTGGGTGCGACGGTCGTGGCGACACCGTCCGTGACCTCGACGGTCAGCATGTCCGGTCCATTGACGCACTGATAACAGTAGGTCGCGACCTTGTGCGTTGTGCTCATGATGTGGATGTGCTCCTGACGGGAATTCGGTTGCGATGAAGCCGTGACGAAACGCCGGCCGACTCTTTGGTCGCATTGAACGGGCCGTGACGGTGGCACCAGCTTAGGCGGGGCGACGGGGCACCGACTATCCGATCGCTGCACTCACTGTCCCGGAACTGCAGATTCAGTGAATTTGGCTGCAGGAGGCAGTTGCCACGCAGCGCCTTCGATACTCGCTGCCTGCCCAACAAAGTTCATATGCATTTTTGTTCAGGACGAGAGGGTTTTCATCGCTCCGGCAGTGCGGGCCGTACTGAAAAATTGATAGACGGGCGTTACTTAGGTCTGTTTTAATTTAGACATAAATAAATTTTGCATCTCGCAAAAGATACTGGAGAAGCACTCCATGGAGACAACAAACCACTTTGGATCGGGCGCCTCCCGCTCCATGCTGGAGAATTTCCCCTTGTTTCGCACATCCGATCCGGATGAGGCCCGCGACCGCGTTTCACGGGTGTTTTGCGAGCATCGACTCAGGGTCGTAAGTGGTGGATCGCGTGTGGGAGCCGAGATGTACTACCGACCGATCCGGGGTATCGGCATCGGGCGCATGCGCTACGGTGCGAGTGTCGCAATCGACCCGGGTAGCCTTGAAAGCTTTGCGCTCATTCAGATGCCGATACATGGCTCGGAGGTAGTCGAGCATGGTGGCAACACGGTGGACACCAATGCCGATGTTGCCTCGGTGCTCAGTCCGTCGCTTTCATTGCGTCTGCGTCACGGTGAGGACACCGAGAAGCTTTTCATCAAGATCGATCGAGGCGTGCTTGAGCGTCACTGCAGGCAACACCTCGGCGGTGAACTCAAGAGCCCTATCGAGTTCTGCCCGGCAATGTCATTGCTTGCACCCCGAAGCCTGCCTTGGGTTCGCCTGATGAAATGGCTCTATGAAGAGGTTGGCCAAGACTCACAAGGGCAAGGCGTGATTCTCGACTCACCATTGTTCGCGGCCCAGATCGAACAGATGGTGATCACCACACTGCTGCTTTGCCAGCCGCACAACTACTCGGACCGGCTTGCGGATGATGGTCCGTCGATTGCGCCGAGTTTTGTGCGCAAGGTTGAACGTTTCGTCGAGGAAAACGCAGATGAGCCGCTGACCATCGGCGATCTTGCCGAAGAGGCCGGCGTGAGCACGCGTTCGCTCTTTGCGGGATTCCGCAAGTATCGGAATACGACCCCGATGCAGTACCTCAAGGACGTTCGCTTGAGGCGGGTGCACGAAGATCTGCTGCGGGCTACGCCGCAATTGACCACGGTGACCACTATTGCGGGGCGATGGGGCTTCTCCCATCTGGGGCATTTCACCGTCGATTACAAACGCTGTTTCGGCGAAAGTCCGTCGGTAACCCTCCATCGTTGATTCCTGCAGAACGAGGATAGTCGGGTCAGTTTCGGGATAGTGAGCTTTCCCGTGGAAGACTAGATTTGAAGTGTGCCGATCGAGGTTCAAGGCATCACTTCGCTGAATCAGTGCTTACACAAGGATAGGTCATGAAAGAAACGCCTCAGGTCTTTATTCCCCCCGTTCGCAACGACAACAAGTTCAAGCTTGGCTTTTTTGCCACCAACTGCTCCGGTGGCATGGCGGGCACGCAAGTCGAAGAGCGCTGGAAGAACACTTGGGAGAACAACCTTCGCCTGGCCCGGCAGGCGGACGAAGCTGGAATCGAGTTCATGCTGCCGATTGCACGCTGGATCGGTTACGGCGGCGCGACCGACTTTCATGGAAACGTCCTGGAGACCATGACCTGGGCGGCAGGCCTGCTGGCACACACGAAGAACATCAACGTGTTTGCCACCATCCACACGGCCTGTAATCATCCGATGGTCGTCGCCAAGCAGATTGCCACTATCGATCAGATCGGGCGCGGGCGTGCAGGCCTCAATATCGTTTGCGGCTGGAACAAGCCCGAGTACGAGGCCATGGGGCAGACCCTTCCCGACGACCACGAAACCCGCTACGAAATGGGGCAGGAGTGGTACGACATCATCAAGAAGGTCTGGTACGAGGACGAACGCTTCGACTGGGACGGTAAGTACTTCAAGCTCAAAGGTGCCTACGGTCAGCCGCATCCGGTCGTCGACCGAGTCCCAATTTTCAACGCCGCTGGTTCCTCGCAGGGTCGTGACTTCGCAACCCGAAACGCGGATTTTCTTTTCACGTCGGCAATCGATCTTGCTCGTTCAAAAGTCGAGGTTCAGGAGATCAAGGCACAGGCGGCCGCAAACGGACGTGAGATCGATGTACTGACTTTCTCCTATGTGGTGTGTCGTCCGACGATCAAGGAAGCAGAGGATTACCACCACTACTATTCACAGGATCATGCCGACTGGGGTGCGGTGGACAACATC
This genomic interval from Parazoarcus communis contains the following:
- a CDS encoding molybdopterin-dependent oxidoreductase — translated: MSTTHKVATYCYQCVNGPDMLTVEVTDGVATTVAPNFEAKGYHPADGKVCVKPYGLVQKIYNPNRLLKPLKRTNPNKGRNEDPGWIEIEWEEALDTIATRLNAIRANSLVDEQGYPRVAFTTGGAATPYFYMGTFASFLAAWGPVDQSLGAGGTVKCYHTEHVYGELWHRAFTVCPDTPRCEYIVSFGNNIDASGGVTSVRRHADARARGIKRIQIEPHLSITGASASEWLPIRPKTDPAFLYAMLHVLLHERSLADLDVPFLKQRTGSPYLVGPNGFFMRDPVSRKPLMWDAKSGGAVVFDTPGIDPVLLGEFTLAGIEVGADEQVWQHTSATAQTALEVTRRMVAPHTPEWAAQVCDIPAATIRRIATEFLEHARIGETIEFEGRTLPFRPVAVMLGKGVNNGWGAYECVWARTMLMILVGGLEVPGGLLGSTVHISGMDFDRMGSVAPHPDGFLDYPFNPTDKEHWESQPQNRHGHTTLIPIIGGGITSQLMGSTVLSWMRLQGRAAESWGKPKPPDLWFVYRCNPNISFSETDKMGETMATFPFTVAFSYTQDETNHFADLVLPEAIDLESTQLIRLGGTHYFEQFWDSQGWVLRQPVVKPQGEAKDFTWISTELAKRTGLLEAYNTMINMGAAGLPLKTEQYDFSLDVSKAHSVDETWDAVCRAASADVTGGTASDGLDYFKEKGFRVKPFPKINWYLYPRMEDLGLRFELPYQERVLRIGKQLAARLHEQGVTWWDRQLHEYEPLPTWKDLNKLWSEAYERSYGIKAKDYPFWLLTARSMQYAWGGNVSLQMIREVAANIAGHDGIMINARIAEDMGIEQGDRIEVTSPVGVTTGRALLRQGVRPDTIVMVGQFGHWKTPYAKDLDMPSLNNLVPMNMDLVDGTGSAVDAVLVKIKKIRS
- a CDS encoding AraC family transcriptional regulator, with protein sequence METTNHFGSGASRSMLENFPLFRTSDPDEARDRVSRVFCEHRLRVVSGGSRVGAEMYYRPIRGIGIGRMRYGASVAIDPGSLESFALIQMPIHGSEVVEHGGNTVDTNADVASVLSPSLSLRLRHGEDTEKLFIKIDRGVLERHCRQHLGGELKSPIEFCPAMSLLAPRSLPWVRLMKWLYEEVGQDSQGQGVILDSPLFAAQIEQMVITTLLLCQPHNYSDRLADDGPSIAPSFVRKVERFVEENADEPLTIGDLAEEAGVSTRSLFAGFRKYRNTTPMQYLKDVRLRRVHEDLLRATPQLTTVTTIAGRWGFSHLGHFTVDYKRCFGESPSVTLHR
- a CDS encoding LLM class flavin-dependent oxidoreductase, yielding MKETPQVFIPPVRNDNKFKLGFFATNCSGGMAGTQVEERWKNTWENNLRLARQADEAGIEFMLPIARWIGYGGATDFHGNVLETMTWAAGLLAHTKNINVFATIHTACNHPMVVAKQIATIDQIGRGRAGLNIVCGWNKPEYEAMGQTLPDDHETRYEMGQEWYDIIKKVWYEDERFDWDGKYFKLKGAYGQPHPVVDRVPIFNAAGSSQGRDFATRNADFLFTSAIDLARSKVEVQEIKAQAAANGREIDVLTFSYVVCRPTIKEAEDYHHYYSQDHADWGAVDNIISLMFAHAESFPKDQLQLIRDRFSGGHGGYPLIGDPVTVADGIQKLYEAGFAGSTLSFVDYAEEFPYFRDNVLPILEARGLRNAFKVKS